In the Brevundimonas sp. LM2 genome, CCGAGATCGACAGGATGTGCGCCAGTCCGGAATCGCGCATGGCGTCCAGGTCCTCGCGCTGGATCCAGGTCTCGTGCCCCGTCGTCATGGCCGCCGCGATCCCGCCCGTCCGCGCCCCCAGCCGGTCGACGATCCGCTGGGCCAGGCCGAATCGGGCGGCGTTGACCCGCATCGCCATCCGCAACTGCCACGGCGGCAGGGGCAGGACGGCCGGGCGCGTCTCCCCAAGGGCGACGGCCGTTCCCCCCATCCGCTCGAACCAGGCCCCCCGGCCGAAATCATAGGCACCCGGGCTGGCCGGCGGCGGCGGCGGATTGAGGATGGCGAACAGGCGGATCGCGGTCCCTGGCGCCGGTGGCGCGCCCTGCACGGTCGCGCGCACCCGGATCGGCGTCGCCTCCGGGGCCAGCCCCCGGATCCGGACCGGGGCCACGACGACCCTATGCCCCCGGTCGCCCGGGCTGTCGACATCGACCACCCAGCCCTCGATCACGGTCGGCGCGGTGAGGACCGGGGCGATCGGAGCGGCCACCCGGTCGCTGCGCAGCTTGGCCCCCGCCAGGCCGCACGCCATGCAAGCCAGCAGCATCAGCGGCAGACTGAACCGCCGTCCCAGCCCCCGCCGCTTCGCACCCAGCCAGAGCGCCAGCATCAAGGCAGCCGTCAGCATCAGGGGCCACAGCGGCGGCTCGCTCTTCAGAGCGAAATAGAGCCCCGCCCCGCCGCCGAACGCCACCGGGGCCAGCAGCCGCCAGCGCAGCGCCTGCGCCCGCACCTCGTCGACGACCCAGGTGACGACCCTTTCGCGCGGGCTGGGCTTTGCGGCATCCGGCGGTATAAGGGCCGCCCGTCCGGACACGCCCCTCATGACCTCCTCTTCCGACCCCCACGTCGTCACCCGCTTCGCCCCCTCGCCCACCGGTTCCCTGCACATAGGCGGTGCAAGAACGGCGCTTTTCAACTGGCTTTACGCCAAGGGCCGCGGCGGCAAATTCCTGGTCCGGGTCGAGGACACCGATCGCGAGCGCTCGACCGACGACGCCGTCAAGGCGATCTTCGACGGCCTCAGCTGGCTGGAACTGTTCGCCGACGAGGAGCCGGTGTTCCAGCACGCCCGCGCCGATCGCCACCGCGAGGTGGTCGATCAGTTGCTGGAGCGCGGCGCGGCCTATCGCGATTTCACCTCGGCCGAGGAGACGGGCCGGCTGCGTGACGCCGCCAAGGCCGAGCGCCGGACCTTCGAGTCCCCCTGGCGCGACCGCGAACCGACCGTCGACGACCTGTCGCTACCGCACGTCGTGCGCTTTCGCCGCCCCCTTCCCGGCCGTGTGGGCGTGGCCGACGCGGTGCAGGGCGAGGTCAGTTGGGGCAATGATGATCTGGATGACCTGGTCCTGCTCCGCTCCGACGGGGCCCCGACCTACAACCTGGCCGTCGTCGTCGACGACCACGACATGGGCGTCACCCATGTCATCCGCGGCGACGACCATCTGAACAACGCCGCGCGTCAGTCCCTCATCTACGACGCGCTGAACTGGGTCCGGCCGACTTTCGCCCACATCCCCCTGATCCACGGGCCGGACGGCGCGAAACTGTCGAAGCGCCACGGGGCCCAGGCCGTCCATGAATATGCCGAGATGGGCTATCTGCCCGAGGCCATGCGCAACTACCTTGCCCGCCTGGGCTGGGCCCACGGCGACGACGAACTGTTCAGCGACGACCAGGCGCGCGAATGGTTCGACCTGGCCGGCGTCGGCAAGGCCCCGGCCCGGTTGGACTTCGACAAACTGGCCCACGTCAATGCCCATTGGATCCGCCTGGCCGACGACGATCGCCTGTCCAAGGTGGTGCTGGATATCCATCTGGCGCGCGGCCATGCCCTGGCCGAGCATGATGAGGTGCGCCTTCTGCGCGCGATGCCTTTCGTCAAGGACCGGGCCCGGACCGCGCTTGAACTCGCGGATCAGACCGGCTTCGTCCTGCGCCAGAGGCCCCTGACGATCTTCGAGAAGGCCTTGCCTTTGCTCGTGGGGGAATCCGGCGAGCGCATCGCGCGCCTGCGGGACCGGCTGCGATTGTTCGCCAGCTGGGACGTCTTCGCGCTGGAGGCCGAGCTCAAGGCCTTCGCCGAAGAGGAAGCGGTCGGCTTCGGCAAGATCGGTCCGGCCGTCCGAGCCGCCTTGACCGGCGACGGCGTCTCGCCCGACATCGCCAAGACCCTGGCGGCCCTCGGACGCGATGAGGCGCTGGGGCGCTTGGATGATGCGTTGCAACAGACTAGATGATCGCGGATCACCATCGCGGCCCGGGTCTTCCCGTCCGGTCCGAACACCTTCGCAAGGGCGCCTGATGACTGAAGCTTCCAACTCCGCCGGCTCGGCGACCCTGACCTATGGCGACAAATCGGTCGACCTGCCCGTGCTGGCGGGTTCCACCGGTCCCAACGTCATCGACATCCGGAAGCTGTACGCCGCCACCGACGCCTTCACTTTCGACCCGGGCTTCACCTCCACGGCCGCCTGCGAGAGCGCCATCACGTTCATCGACGGCGACGCGGGCGTGCTTCTTCACCGCGGCTATCCGATCGGACAGCTGGCCTCCCAGTCGAATTTCATCGAGGTTTGCCACCTGCTGCTGAAGGGTGAACTGCCGACCGCAGCCGAATACGAGGCATTCGAGAACGTGGTCACGCGCCACACCATGCTGCACGCCCAGTTCGACCGCTTCTTCGACGGCTTCCGCCGCGACGCCCACCCGATGGCGATCATGGTCGGTGCCGTCGGGGCCCTGTCGGCCTTCTACCACGACAGCCTGGACATCCATGATCCGGTACAGCGCGACATCTCAGCTATCCGCCTGATCGCCAAGATGCCGACGATCGCCGCCCGGGCCTATAAATATCACATCGGCCAGCCCTTCGTGTCGCCCCGCAATGACCTGAACTACGCCGAGAACTTCCTGCGCATGTGCTTCGCCGTGCCGGCCGAGGACTACGTCGTCGATCCCAAGATGGCGAAGGCCATGGACCGGATCTTCACCCTGCACGCCGACCACGAGCAGAACGCCTCGACCTCGACCGTGCGTCTGGCCGGCTCGTCGGGTGCCAACCCGTTCGCCTGTATCGCCGCCGGCATCGCCTGCCTGTGGGGCCCGTCGCACGGTGGGGCCAATGAAGAGGCTCTGACGATGCTGAAGGAGATCGGCACGCCCGATAAGATCCCCGAGTTCATCGAGGGCGTGAAGGCCAAGAAATACAAGCTGATGGGCTTCGGCCACCGGGTCTATAAGAACTACGATCCCCGGGCCACGGTGATGAAGGAATCGGCGGACGAGATCCTGGAGCTGGTCGGCGACAAGAACGACCCCCTGTTCCAGGTCGCCAAGGAACTGGAGCGCATCGCGCTGAACGACGAATATTTCATCGAGCGCAAGCTGTTCCCCAACGTCGACTTCTATTCGGGCATCACCCTGTCGGCGATGGGCTTCCCGACCTCGATGTTCACCGTGCTGTTCGCCCTGGCCCGCACCGTCGGCTGGATCGCCCAGTGGGAAGAGATGCTGGCCGATCCGGCGCAGAAAATCGGTCGTCCGCGTCAGCTGTACACGGGCCCGACCCAGCGCGACTACGTGCCGATCCAGTCGCGCGGCTGATCCGCGCGCCCGAGGGGGACGGCCGTCGTCGTCCCCCTCAGCGCACCATCCACGACACCAGCAGCAGGACCAGCAGCACCGCGCTGACCCCCTGCCAGAACCGCACGGGCTCGCGCTCCATCAGCGACAGGTCGCGCCGAAGCGGCACCGCCTGCGCGCTGCCCCCCTCCAGCACGTGGATCAGCTCCTCGACGTCGGCGAACCGGTCGGCCGGATCGACGGCCAGCGTCCGCATTATCGCCGCCTCCAGCCAGGCGGGCATGTCGGGCCGGTGGGTCGTCGGACGAGTCGGCTTGTCGAAACGGATGCGGTTAAAATCCGTCTCCTGTCCGCTGGGATAGTCGCCGGTGAACAGCCGGTACAGCGTCACGCCCAGGGCATATTGGTCGGCCAGGGCGTCACCGGCATTGCCCGCGAACATCTCCGGGGCCTTATAGCCCGGCGTCCCCGGGGCCTCGGCCTCGGCGAACTCCTCGATCCGCGGCAGGCGCGCCACCCCGAGGTCGATCAGCTTCACCCCGCCGTTCGCTTCCAGGATGACATTGTCAGGCTTGATGTCGCGATGGGTCACGCCCAGCCGATGGAGGGCGGCGACCCCGCGCGCGAGCCGGATCGACAGATCGACCCCCTCGGGGATCTGGAACGTGGCCTCGGCGATTCGGGCATGAAGGGTCCGGCCGACATACAGGGGCTGGGCGATGTAGAGCCGGCTTTGACGCCCCGAATCCAGGGTCAGGGTCTTGCCGACGAACGGGCTGTCGATCCGCCGTCCGATGAAGCTTTCGCGCAGGAAGGCCCCGCGCGCCCCGCTTTCGGACAGCAGTTTCGGCTTGGGAAACTTCAGCACCACGGGCGGCCCGCCGTCGGCGTCGCGGGCGACGAAGACCCGGGTGTATTTGCCATCCGACAGCAGCCGCTCCAGGCGGAAATGATCGACGATCTCACCGACCTTGGGGGCCGGCAGGATCGGCAGGCCCGCCGCCTCGGCCCCGATCGCGTCCTGATCGACCGCCCCTATCCGGATGACGTCGATGAGGATGGCAGTCGCGTTGTCGTGCGTGCCCGCCGCCGTGGCGGCATCGACGATGGCCTGGGCGTCCGCCTCGGGCGAGGCTCGACGCCCCAACAGCCGAATCAGCGCCGCCTCCGGCACCACGCCGTGGACTCCGTCCGTGGTCAGCAACAGCCGGTCGTGCGCCTTCAGCGGCACGGCGCGAGTATCCAGCCGCAGGTCCGGCTCGATGCCGACGGCGCGGTACAGCACGTGGCTGAGACCCGGCTGGCTCAGCACGTGGTCTTCGGTCAGTTGGGTCAGGGCGCCGTCGCGGAAATGCCAGGCGCGACTGTCCCCGACATGCAGGGCCGTCGCCTCGCGCCCCCGCATCACCAGCGCCGTGAACGTGGTCGCCGCCCCGGTCATGTCGGGGTCCGACCGCCCCTTGGCGTGCAGCCAGCGGTTATAGCCCGACAGGGCCCCGATCCCGGCAGCCGCCACGCCCTTCAGCGGGTTCTGGTCGACGTAGGCGTCGATGAAGCTGCGCCCGGCCAGCTCGGACGCCACCCGCCCGGCCTTGGAGCCGGAGACCCCGTCGGCGACCAGGGCGACCATCCCGTGCAGCGCCTGCTCCGAGGGGGGGCCGATGTGGACGGCGCCGAAGTCCTGGTTGTCCTTCCGCGGCCCCTGGGCCGTGGCGAATCCGGCCGCGATCTGAAGCCTGTCGTCGGTCTCCATGCCTTGATCCCCCTCGCTGGGAAACAGACTTCACTTCGTGCCTTGGATGCAAGGCCGTCCGAGCCTATATTGGTCCTTGCCGGGGCTTGCTCCGGATATGGCGATAAACGCGCTTGTAATAAGCGGACCGGACCCGGGTGCGATTCCCGGCGGCTCCACCATTCTTCTCCCGCGTTATCGGCGGAAGCGTATGGGGCCGACTAGCATCGACGGACGTGTAAAGAAGACTGCTTTCGCTCGTCCTGGCCCACCGTATCGGGCCATTTTCTAACTGCGAACGATAACTTCGCTGGAGAAGTCCGCCTCGCCGCGTAATGCGGTTCGGTTGATTTCGTGACTTAAGTCCCGGGGGTTCAGATCCTCGGGCGGGGCCTGTCGGGAGCCTGGCAACAGAATCCCGGCACTTTCCTTCAATTTGCCATCTTCCGTGCATCGTCCGGCCCGGCTATCTGTCGCGCGAGTGAGGGTTTCCATGGCTGAAGACGCGCCGCCGATCGATGAGATGCAGTACGAGAAGCTGGCGCAGGATGCCCTGCGCGGGGTGATCCGTGCCGCGCTCGAACGCGCCGCCAGTCCCGGAGGGATTCCGGGGGCCCACCATTTCTACGTGACGTTCAAGACCCGCGCGCCGGGGGTCACGGTCCCGCCGGACGTCGTCGCGAAATATCCCGACGAGATGACCGTGGTGCTTCAGCACCAGTATTGGGATCTGGCCGTCGAGCCCGAGCTGTTCTCGGTCATGCTGAAGTTCGGCGGCATGCCGAAGGTCCTGACCGTGCCCTATACGGCCGTCACCCGCTTCTACGATCCCAGCGTCCAGTTCCTGCTCCAGTTCGAGGCTCCCGAGCCCGTGGCCGAGCCGGTCGCCGAACTGCCCGCGCCGAAGCGTCCCGACCCGTCCACTTCGGGCGACGACGGTCCCAAGGTCGTCTCCCTGGACCAGTTCCGCAAGAAATAGGCTGGCCGCCCCACGGCCCTTCGCTAAGCTGTCGACAGCCCGAAGGAGGTACCGTTTGGCGCGCGCGGCTCTAATCGTTCTTCTCGTCTGGTTGGGCGCGTCGCCGGCAGCGGCGCAGAGCCGTTTCGACGGCTGGGCCTCCGCCATCGTCGCCGCCGATTGGCGCACCAGCGACGGCCGGCCGATCCAGGCCTTCGACAACGCCCGGCGAGACCTGACGGCCGGGTTCCTGGCCGCGGGGTTCTCCCGCGCCGACATGGTCGACTACACGCTGCGCCCGGACGCCGATCCAGTCACGACGCCCGAGGCCGCGGTCGCCGGCATCGTCGCGACAGCGTCCAGGGCGACCCGCGGCTGTCTCCTCTACTTCAGCTCCCACGGCTCTCCGCAGGGGATCAACTTCGGGCTCGCGTCGCAGATGACTCCCACGACCATGGCCCGCCTCGTCCGCGACGCCTGCGGTCGGCGGCCGACGGTGGTGGTCGTTTCCGCCTGTTTCTCCGGCGTCTTCCTAGACGCGTTGTCCGGCCCCAACCGGATGATCCTGACCGCCGCCCGCCGGGACCGTTCGTCGTTCGGGTGCAGCGAGGACGCCGTCTATCCCTATTTCGATGGCTGCGTGATCCAGAGCCTGCCCACGGCCGGCGACTTCATCGCCCTGGCCAACGCGACCCGCACCTGCGTCAAGGCTCGCGAATCGGCCGAGGGCCTGACCCCCGCTTCCGAGCCCCAGGTCTCTATCGGCGCGAACATGCAGCTGCTGCTCCCGACCCTGCGCTTCAACCGTCCGCCCGGTTAGGCCTTGCGGGGATAGGTGCGGATCGTGATCCGCTCGCGCTCGCCCTCGCGACGCTCGACCAGCAGGCGCGCCACCTGGGCGTCGTCATGGAACAGATAGCCCTTGATGGCGTCCAGCAAGGCCTTGGCCAGGTTGTCCAGATCCATCCACGGCGGCTCGCCGATGTGCTCCATGACGATCTCGACGACATAGTCGCCGTAGGCCGGCCGGGAGCCGCGCCATTCCTTGCGGAAGAACTCATAGACCAGCGGCTTGTAGTATTTGGCCTGGGTGGTCAGGCCGTCGATCATGATGACGACCGCCTCCCCCTCCTCGCGCGCCCGGACCTTGCCGGAAATGACCCAGTCGCCAGTCATTCGGCCTCGGTGCTCGGGGCCTCGCACGACGCGGGGACAGGGCTGCGCAGCTCGATGTTCGCAATCGGCACCGGCGTGGCCAGTTGTTCGTCGACGGCCGGCTGGCGCTGGATGGCGCGGACCAGCTCCAGCCCCTGAACGACCTGGCCGAAGACGGCGAACCCCTGGCCGTCGGGATTTCGACCGCCGCCGAAATCGAGCGCCGGCGTGTCTCGGGTCACGATGAAGAAGCTGGACGTGGCCGTGTCGGGGCCGTCGCGCGCCATCGAGATCGTGCCGGCCAGATGGCGCAGACCGGTGTCCCGCGTCCGCTCCAGCCGAATCGGACCGAACCCCGGATCGTCGCTGCCCGCCGTCGTCTCCGCCTGGATGACGTCGATCGGATGGGGGTTGTCGTTCGTCTCCCGCACGACGGTCCGGAAGAACCGCGCGCCCTCATAGCGTCCGGCCTGAACGTAGCGGACGAAGTTGCAGGTCGAGACCGGTGCATGTTCCGCATCCAGGGACAGGGTGATCTCCCCCTGATCCGTCAGGATCCGGGCATAGACAGGCGGCATCTGCACATCGGGCGCGACCAGTCCCGCCGCCATCACCATCGCCATGCCGATCATCGCCGTCTCCCGTTCTTGCTCCGCGCCGGACAGGTGCTACACCCGCGCGCATCTCCCCGCCACGTCCAGAAGAGCTTCCGAGACATGACCGA is a window encoding:
- a CDS encoding RusA family crossover junction endodeoxyribonuclease, whose protein sequence is MTGDWVISGKVRAREEGEAVVIMIDGLTTQAKYYKPLVYEFFRKEWRGSRPAYGDYVVEIVMEHIGEPPWMDLDNLAKALLDAIKGYLFHDDAQVARLLVERREGERERITIRTYPRKA
- a CDS encoding SspB family protein; translation: MAEDAPPIDEMQYEKLAQDALRGVIRAALERAASPGGIPGAHHFYVTFKTRAPGVTVPPDVVAKYPDEMTVVLQHQYWDLAVEPELFSVMLKFGGMPKVLTVPYTAVTRFYDPSVQFLLQFEAPEPVAEPVAELPAPKRPDPSTSGDDGPKVVSLDQFRKK
- the gltA gene encoding citrate synthase, with the translated sequence MTEASNSAGSATLTYGDKSVDLPVLAGSTGPNVIDIRKLYAATDAFTFDPGFTSTAACESAITFIDGDAGVLLHRGYPIGQLASQSNFIEVCHLLLKGELPTAAEYEAFENVVTRHTMLHAQFDRFFDGFRRDAHPMAIMVGAVGALSAFYHDSLDIHDPVQRDISAIRLIAKMPTIAARAYKYHIGQPFVSPRNDLNYAENFLRMCFAVPAEDYVVDPKMAKAMDRIFTLHADHEQNASTSTVRLAGSSGANPFACIAAGIACLWGPSHGGANEEALTMLKEIGTPDKIPEFIEGVKAKKYKLMGFGHRVYKNYDPRATVMKESADEILELVGDKNDPLFQVAKELERIALNDEYFIERKLFPNVDFYSGITLSAMGFPTSMFTVLFALARTVGWIAQWEEMLADPAQKIGRPRQLYTGPTQRDYVPIQSRG
- a CDS encoding bifunctional protein-serine/threonine kinase/phosphatase, whose product is METDDRLQIAAGFATAQGPRKDNQDFGAVHIGPPSEQALHGMVALVADGVSGSKAGRVASELAGRSFIDAYVDQNPLKGVAAAGIGALSGYNRWLHAKGRSDPDMTGAATTFTALVMRGREATALHVGDSRAWHFRDGALTQLTEDHVLSQPGLSHVLYRAVGIEPDLRLDTRAVPLKAHDRLLLTTDGVHGVVPEAALIRLLGRRASPEADAQAIVDAATAAGTHDNATAILIDVIRIGAVDQDAIGAEAAGLPILPAPKVGEIVDHFRLERLLSDGKYTRVFVARDADGGPPVVLKFPKPKLLSESGARGAFLRESFIGRRIDSPFVGKTLTLDSGRQSRLYIAQPLYVGRTLHARIAEATFQIPEGVDLSIRLARGVAALHRLGVTHRDIKPDNVILEANGGVKLIDLGVARLPRIEEFAEAEAPGTPGYKAPEMFAGNAGDALADQYALGVTLYRLFTGDYPSGQETDFNRIRFDKPTRPTTHRPDMPAWLEAAIMRTLAVDPADRFADVEELIHVLEGGSAQAVPLRRDLSLMEREPVRFWQGVSAVLLVLLLVSWMVR
- the gltX gene encoding glutamate--tRNA ligase translates to MTSSSDPHVVTRFAPSPTGSLHIGGARTALFNWLYAKGRGGKFLVRVEDTDRERSTDDAVKAIFDGLSWLELFADEEPVFQHARADRHREVVDQLLERGAAYRDFTSAEETGRLRDAAKAERRTFESPWRDREPTVDDLSLPHVVRFRRPLPGRVGVADAVQGEVSWGNDDLDDLVLLRSDGAPTYNLAVVVDDHDMGVTHVIRGDDHLNNAARQSLIYDALNWVRPTFAHIPLIHGPDGAKLSKRHGAQAVHEYAEMGYLPEAMRNYLARLGWAHGDDELFSDDQAREWFDLAGVGKAPARLDFDKLAHVNAHWIRLADDDRLSKVVLDIHLARGHALAEHDEVRLLRAMPFVKDRARTALELADQTGFVLRQRPLTIFEKALPLLVGESGERIARLRDRLRLFASWDVFALEAELKAFAEEEAVGFGKIGPAVRAALTGDGVSPDIAKTLAALGRDEALGRLDDALQQTR
- a CDS encoding C13 family peptidase; translated protein: MARAALIVLLVWLGASPAAAQSRFDGWASAIVAADWRTSDGRPIQAFDNARRDLTAGFLAAGFSRADMVDYTLRPDADPVTTPEAAVAGIVATASRATRGCLLYFSSHGSPQGINFGLASQMTPTTMARLVRDACGRRPTVVVVSACFSGVFLDALSGPNRMILTAARRDRSSFGCSEDAVYPYFDGCVIQSLPTAGDFIALANATRTCVKARESAEGLTPASEPQVSIGANMQLLLPTLRFNRPPG
- a CDS encoding peptidylprolyl isomerase yields the protein MIGMAMVMAAGLVAPDVQMPPVYARILTDQGEITLSLDAEHAPVSTCNFVRYVQAGRYEGARFFRTVVRETNDNPHPIDVIQAETTAGSDDPGFGPIRLERTRDTGLRHLAGTISMARDGPDTATSSFFIVTRDTPALDFGGGRNPDGQGFAVFGQVVQGLELVRAIQRQPAVDEQLATPVPIANIELRSPVPASCEAPSTEAE